The Urbifossiella limnaea genome has a window encoding:
- a CDS encoding adenylate/guanylate cyclase domain-containing protein, with amino-acid sequence MPTPDDLAPGPGPVLDQFAAAHPDRHPAAWDADPHGPRLYRAFAARLIARGHPAQGLSLARRGVAAYPGDAELRYLVALGFARGGNAGSAEHALGPLLRERLAGPTGLDRLTADVIALRGRLLKDRFRREPDAAARAALAAGSADWYETAAAHAPDATYPLVNAATMRLLAGDAAGARRHADAVLAAVRPAADDYWAHATAGEAELVAGRPEPAASHFETAVGRMLAAEDYGSLAALIGNLRLLAAAGVGGDLAWVHARLGNVVVYSGHRIDPPGAPARFPDDPALVERVRAAVRAALDAANARFAFGSLAGGADVLFAEELLARGADLQVVLPCAADDFRRTSVDYGRPELRHWADRAAAVLGRLRPDQVHHATEEPYLGSDQLFAYTNEVIQGMAVVRAAQFGFPPEAVVLLDPAAPAAPGGARHFREQWTAAGRPCRTIDLAAVRGYAAAAAHPGWSAGGWEPPAATLPRPIRAMLFADVAAFSRMREEFAPAFFTRFSDLLAGALATAGPAALMANTWGDGFFAVFPGAVEAAEFATGLLARFEAAAADWQAVGFPDPNPLRVGLHVGPVFERADDPVLKGRNVFGRHVNRAARIEPVTTPGCAYASEQCAAQLAVHAPGRFDCDFVGVEQLPKGGGPLPLFRVAPAAGRVAGGPAGG; translated from the coding sequence GTGCCCACCCCCGACGACCTGGCGCCCGGCCCAGGGCCGGTCCTCGATCAGTTCGCCGCCGCCCACCCGGACCGCCACCCGGCCGCGTGGGACGCCGACCCGCACGGGCCGCGGCTGTACCGGGCGTTCGCGGCGCGGCTCATCGCCCGTGGCCACCCCGCCCAGGGGCTCAGCCTGGCCCGCCGCGGGGTCGCGGCCTACCCCGGTGACGCCGAGCTCCGCTACCTCGTCGCCCTCGGGTTCGCTCGCGGCGGGAATGCCGGGTCGGCCGAGCACGCCCTCGGGCCGCTGCTGCGCGAGCGCCTCGCCGGCCCGACCGGCCTCGACCGCCTGACCGCCGACGTGATCGCCCTTCGCGGCCGGCTCCTGAAGGACCGCTTCCGCCGCGAACCCGACGCGGCGGCGCGCGCGGCGCTGGCGGCCGGTAGCGCCGACTGGTATGAGACCGCCGCCGCCCACGCCCCCGACGCGACCTACCCGCTGGTGAACGCCGCGACCATGCGCCTCCTCGCCGGCGACGCCGCCGGGGCGCGCCGCCACGCCGACGCCGTGCTGGCCGCCGTCCGCCCCGCCGCCGACGACTACTGGGCGCACGCGACGGCCGGCGAGGCGGAACTGGTTGCCGGCCGCCCGGAGCCGGCTGCGTCGCACTTCGAGACCGCCGTCGGCCGGATGCTCGCCGCCGAGGACTACGGCTCGCTGGCGGCGCTGATCGGCAACCTGCGGCTGCTCGCGGCGGCCGGCGTCGGCGGCGACCTCGCCTGGGTTCACGCCCGGCTCGGCAACGTCGTCGTCTACTCCGGCCACCGCATTGACCCGCCCGGCGCCCCGGCCCGCTTCCCGGACGACCCCGCGCTCGTCGAGCGCGTCCGTGCGGCGGTCCGCGCGGCGCTCGACGCGGCGAACGCGCGGTTCGCGTTCGGGTCGCTCGCCGGCGGGGCCGACGTGCTGTTCGCGGAAGAACTCCTCGCCCGCGGGGCCGACCTGCAGGTCGTGCTGCCGTGCGCCGCCGACGACTTCCGCCGCACGAGCGTGGACTACGGGCGGCCCGAGCTGCGGCACTGGGCCGACCGCGCGGCCGCGGTCCTCGGCCGGCTGCGGCCGGACCAGGTCCACCACGCGACGGAGGAGCCGTACCTCGGGTCCGACCAGCTGTTCGCGTACACGAACGAGGTGATTCAGGGGATGGCCGTCGTCCGGGCGGCGCAGTTCGGGTTCCCGCCCGAGGCGGTCGTGCTCCTCGACCCGGCCGCGCCGGCGGCGCCCGGCGGGGCGCGGCACTTCCGCGAGCAGTGGACGGCGGCCGGGCGGCCGTGCCGGACGATCGACCTGGCGGCGGTCCGCGGGTACGCGGCGGCGGCGGCGCACCCGGGCTGGTCGGCCGGCGGGTGGGAGCCGCCGGCGGCCACGCTGCCCCGACCGATCCGGGCGATGCTGTTCGCCGACGTGGCCGCCTTCAGCCGGATGCGCGAGGAGTTCGCGCCGGCGTTCTTCACCCGGTTCTCGGACCTGCTGGCCGGCGCGCTGGCGACCGCCGGCCCGGCGGCGCTGATGGCCAACACGTGGGGCGACGGGTTCTTCGCCGTGTTCCCGGGGGCGGTGGAGGCGGCGGAGTTCGCGACCGGCCTCCTCGCCCGGTTCGAGGCGGCGGCGGCCGACTGGCAGGCGGTCGGCTTCCCGGACCCGAACCCGCTGCGGGTCGGGCTGCACGTCGGGCCGGTGTTCGAGCGGGCGGACGACCCGGTGTTGAAGGGCCGGAACGTGTTCGGCCGGCACGTCAACCGCGCCGCCCGGATCGAGCCGGTGACCACGCCGGGGTGTGCGTACGCGAGCGAGCAGTGCGCGGCCCAGCTGGCGGTCCACGCCCCGGGCCGGTTCGACTGCGACTTCGTCGGCGTCGAGCAGCTGCCGAAGGGCGGCGGCCCGCTGCCGCTGTTCCGGGTGGCCCCCGCGGCCGGGCGCGTTGCGGGCGGGCCGGCTGGCGGGTAG
- a CDS encoding tetratricopeptide repeat protein, which produces MPDSPAPDDALLPADDLPPEPALSDEDRAAALLLEGEVPSPPRPAPEAEPEPEADTGVPAEAMFPIIRVREIGGRYRALRLDADGVTLTAAEAPPAEPDDDPAGRRPTVTFRAGWDEIAAAEVTPEASGQARVRFRRGAQEHDSTVPVAQCRNVLLALAGKLPDRSRSTVVPPDEQPAPPKPPRRGRAGRKPYRSRVLGAVLKLIGLCVLGGMFAFVMSDAWDRLWASSKFLCFFLPPFAYGVGAVLIYRGYQLGARTFDPGKHPDDRPPILYLRGFDTDGRRTLQPETFLARVHGVKPVWRHKENRKGWWNRDMTELVKDLTQSGYLHPLRLLRMLLNAGADTVAEVFAIGFRRLGPLVAIGRPGDALATPGPDQMYVPDEKWQQVVLDYLGRSQAVILMPSNSPGVQWEIDQVFARVPRHRVLLDMREFRGDPNGYEQFRARVAGRGVRLPEIIPVWDRHGFVYFEPDGTPRVQALCLKSPVLWPLTGNAVDTRRTFGSYIQGLAGGDRPPPARPRAYPGHTAASLVVTTVMALFPLAVLNANTVYADMAWRYASAGVSGTPLARVVPEDDPTGPAARAYTGTRMPYEFRLGPAWVPKTTSAGTNAVEYLFSYWDGLAEIAINVVETPFPNDAAVVSYYRTVVEETARRQRPGMNAVVTHTDPITVRENGAVWLAVEFTITGGGGTGYNHVRAWRTPHATLFAEVAVPSGGTYKTFADRFFSTLRVTGPAPTPVVIPPPTLPPTPIGNPPAWEPKLVVNPPPPTPVASDPVAEVLAAANAGRPAKYDGKAMGYTLTLPGVWRAEPIPAAVEQNVRRAAGDAKVQVHALDHHFLLRDSSFGALGTEVIEGEFDHADLPGVVAEQERIQRELLRAAVGVTGPALELRVVGSRTFTAGSRDWSEYEFRVTAPGRNEGFTLLNRITTYRGKTLIVTGRVQHFDPRVRRLVVEALDAVTITRTPPPGADLPWAGKTVIPTRFDVLARPRPPIPGKAAEPLRDGSYTVLADDGGRLKVRDGGRDVWFDKDDAVPLEHAVGYFTDRLAADPKSAPARFGRAVARDLRGEPEAAIDDYGGVIELDPNNAGAYGNRGDLRRRLRRFAPAAEDYTAAIRLAPTDAANHDFRGLCYLELRDYPKAAADYTEAIRLGRRLPHVVNNRGLAREQLGDLPAAAADLAEAVRLDPGFVNAWRSLGRVNAARGLAADAVANYSEAIRLDAGHADTFYRRSALHRGRRDFGLAAADLSAALRIAPDLAPALRDKAWLLATCPDPAVRDGKAAVAAALKLVGAGKRPGDLAVLAAAHAEAADFPAAVRAQRQALADREYAAAAGKAGADRLALYEDGKAYREP; this is translated from the coding sequence GTGCCCGACTCACCCGCGCCCGACGACGCCCTCCTGCCGGCCGACGATCTCCCGCCCGAGCCGGCGCTGTCGGACGAGGACCGCGCCGCCGCCCTGCTGCTGGAAGGCGAGGTGCCGAGTCCCCCGCGCCCCGCCCCGGAGGCGGAACCGGAGCCGGAGGCCGACACCGGGGTGCCAGCCGAGGCGATGTTCCCCATCATCCGGGTCCGGGAGATCGGCGGCCGGTATCGCGCGCTGCGGCTCGACGCCGACGGGGTGACCCTCACCGCGGCCGAGGCCCCGCCGGCCGAGCCGGACGACGACCCGGCCGGTCGGCGGCCGACCGTCACCTTCCGCGCGGGGTGGGACGAGATCGCCGCCGCCGAGGTCACGCCCGAGGCCTCGGGCCAGGCCCGCGTCCGGTTCCGCCGAGGGGCGCAGGAACACGACTCGACCGTCCCGGTCGCCCAGTGCCGTAACGTCCTCCTCGCCCTGGCCGGGAAGCTGCCCGACCGGTCCCGCTCGACGGTGGTCCCGCCCGACGAACAGCCGGCCCCGCCGAAGCCGCCCCGACGGGGGCGGGCCGGGCGGAAGCCCTACCGGTCCCGGGTGCTCGGGGCGGTGCTGAAACTCATAGGGCTGTGCGTCCTCGGCGGGATGTTCGCCTTCGTGATGAGTGATGCGTGGGACCGGCTCTGGGCGAGCAGCAAGTTCCTGTGCTTCTTCCTCCCCCCCTTCGCATACGGGGTCGGGGCAGTCCTCATCTACCGAGGGTATCAACTCGGCGCCCGCACGTTCGACCCGGGCAAGCACCCCGACGACCGGCCCCCGATCCTCTACCTGCGCGGGTTCGACACCGACGGCCGGCGGACGCTCCAGCCGGAAACCTTTCTCGCCCGGGTCCACGGGGTGAAGCCGGTGTGGCGGCACAAGGAGAACCGCAAGGGGTGGTGGAATCGAGACATGACCGAACTGGTGAAGGACCTCACCCAGTCGGGCTACCTCCATCCCCTCCGGCTTCTGCGGATGCTGCTGAACGCCGGGGCCGACACCGTGGCGGAAGTGTTCGCCATCGGGTTCCGGCGGCTCGGCCCGCTTGTGGCGATCGGGCGCCCCGGCGACGCCCTGGCCACCCCCGGGCCGGACCAGATGTACGTCCCGGACGAGAAGTGGCAGCAGGTGGTTCTCGACTACCTCGGCCGCAGCCAGGCGGTCATCCTGATGCCGTCGAATAGCCCCGGCGTGCAGTGGGAGATCGACCAGGTGTTCGCCCGGGTGCCGCGGCACCGGGTGCTGCTGGACATGCGCGAATTCCGGGGCGACCCGAACGGCTACGAGCAGTTCCGCGCCCGGGTCGCCGGCCGCGGCGTCCGCCTGCCGGAAATCATCCCAGTCTGGGATCGGCACGGGTTCGTCTACTTCGAGCCGGACGGCACGCCCCGGGTACAGGCGTTATGCCTGAAGTCGCCGGTGCTGTGGCCGCTGACCGGGAACGCGGTCGATACGCGGCGGACGTTCGGCAGCTACATCCAGGGCTTGGCCGGGGGCGACCGGCCCCCCCCGGCCCGGCCGCGCGCGTACCCCGGGCACACGGCCGCTTCCCTCGTCGTCACGACCGTGATGGCCCTTTTCCCGCTCGCCGTCCTGAACGCCAACACGGTCTACGCCGACATGGCCTGGCGGTACGCAAGCGCCGGCGTCAGCGGGACACCGCTCGCGCGGGTGGTGCCCGAAGACGACCCGACCGGGCCGGCGGCCCGTGCGTACACAGGGACGCGAATGCCGTACGAGTTCCGCCTCGGCCCCGCCTGGGTTCCGAAGACGACCTCCGCCGGTACGAACGCCGTCGAGTACCTGTTCAGCTACTGGGACGGTCTGGCCGAAATCGCCATCAACGTAGTCGAGACACCGTTCCCCAACGACGCGGCGGTGGTGAGCTACTACCGGACGGTGGTCGAGGAGACCGCGCGGCGGCAGCGCCCTGGAATGAACGCAGTCGTGACGCACACGGACCCGATCACGGTACGGGAGAATGGGGCGGTATGGCTCGCAGTCGAGTTCACCATCACGGGCGGTGGGGGGACGGGGTACAACCACGTGCGGGCTTGGCGGACCCCGCACGCCACCCTGTTCGCTGAAGTCGCCGTACCGTCCGGCGGGACGTACAAGACGTTCGCCGACCGGTTCTTCTCGACCCTACGGGTGACCGGCCCGGCTCCAACCCCGGTCGTCATCCCGCCACCCACCCTGCCGCCAACCCCGATCGGGAATCCGCCGGCGTGGGAGCCGAAGCTTGTCGTAAACCCGCCGCCGCCCACGCCCGTCGCGTCCGACCCGGTGGCCGAGGTGCTCGCCGCCGCCAACGCCGGCCGGCCGGCCAAGTACGACGGCAAGGCGATGGGGTACACCCTCACCCTACCCGGCGTGTGGCGGGCCGAGCCCATTCCCGCGGCGGTGGAGCAGAACGTCCGCCGGGCGGCCGGCGACGCCAAGGTGCAGGTCCATGCCCTCGACCATCATTTCCTCCTGCGAGACAGTTCATTCGGCGCGCTCGGTACGGAGGTCATCGAAGGCGAGTTCGATCACGCCGACCTGCCGGGCGTGGTCGCAGAACAGGAGCGAATCCAGCGCGAACTCCTCCGAGCCGCGGTCGGGGTCACGGGTCCCGCGCTGGAACTCCGGGTCGTCGGCAGTCGCACCTTCACCGCCGGCAGCCGCGATTGGAGCGAGTACGAATTCCGCGTGACCGCACCCGGGCGGAACGAAGGATTCACCCTGCTCAACCGGATCACGACGTACCGCGGGAAGACTCTGATCGTGACCGGCCGCGTGCAGCACTTCGACCCGCGGGTCCGCCGGCTCGTCGTCGAGGCGCTGGACGCGGTCACGATCACCCGCACCCCGCCGCCCGGGGCCGACCTGCCGTGGGCGGGGAAGACCGTCATCCCGACCCGCTTCGACGTCCTCGCCCGGCCGCGGCCCCCGATTCCCGGGAAGGCCGCCGAGCCGCTTCGAGACGGCTCGTACACCGTTCTCGCCGACGACGGCGGCCGGCTGAAGGTCCGCGACGGCGGCCGCGACGTGTGGTTCGACAAGGACGACGCCGTGCCCCTCGAACACGCCGTCGGGTACTTCACCGACCGCCTCGCCGCCGACCCGAAGTCCGCGCCCGCCCGGTTCGGCCGGGCCGTCGCCCGCGACCTCCGCGGCGAACCCGAGGCCGCCATCGACGACTACGGCGGGGTGATCGAGCTCGACCCGAACAACGCCGGCGCCTACGGCAACCGCGGCGACCTGCGGCGGCGGCTCAGGCGGTTCGCCCCCGCGGCCGAGGACTACACCGCCGCCATCCGCCTCGCCCCGACCGACGCCGCCAACCACGACTTCCGAGGCCTCTGCTACCTCGAGCTGCGCGACTACCCGAAGGCCGCCGCCGACTACACCGAAGCCATCCGGCTCGGCCGGCGGTTGCCGCACGTCGTCAACAACCGCGGCCTCGCCCGGGAGCAACTCGGCGACCTGCCGGCCGCGGCCGCGGACCTCGCCGAAGCCGTCCGCCTCGACCCCGGGTTCGTCAACGCCTGGCGGTCCCTCGGGCGGGTCAACGCCGCCCGCGGGTTGGCCGCCGACGCGGTCGCCAACTACTCCGAAGCCATCCGCCTCGACGCCGGTCATGCCGACACCTTCTACCGCCGGTCCGCCCTCCACCGCGGCCGCCGCGACTTCGGCCTCGCCGCCGCCGACCTGTCCGCCGCCCTCCGCATCGCCCCGGACCTCGCCCCCGCCCTCCGCGACAAGGCCTGGCTCCTCGCCACCTGCCCCGACCCCGCCGTCCGCGACGGCAAGGCCGCCGTCGCCGCCGCCCTCAAACTCGTCGGCGCCGGCAAGCGGCCGGGCGACCTCGCCGTCCTCGCCGCGGCGCACGCCGAGGCCGCCGACTTCCCCGCCGCCGTCCGCGCCCAGCGGCAGGCGCTCGCCGACCGGGAGTACGCCGCCGCTGCCGGCAAAGCGGGCGCCGATCGCCTCGCCTTGTACGAAGACGGGAAGGCGTACCGCGAGCCGTGA
- a CDS encoding RyR domain-containing protein, with amino-acid sequence MTYTPRPLDTSAVELTPDVLALSERPAEHAHDMWALSSTGADSARPPAASYHEGC; translated from the coding sequence TTGACGTACACCCCGCGGCCACTCGACACCTCGGCCGTCGAGTTGACGCCGGACGTGCTGGCGCTGTCGGAGCGGCCAGCCGAGCACGCGCACGACATGTGGGCGCTTAGCTCGACTGGTGCCGATTCTGCGCGGCCGCCCGCGGCGAGTTACCATGAGGGTTGCTGA
- a CDS encoding tetratricopeptide repeat-containing protein encodes MTDRVVELLGRRYPSHHHLLRVARQWNRGSDPADLDAAGDLLAAITAPDRYPTALHLWFERAFNLIRRGRPADAEDLLADVDRRFGGRLDEDTYCLWARLPKDRGHIHLDDGLSRPAGDPGRNLAFELADEQYATAAGRYRRACEPPGSGYPAVNVAFLVFVRAALALARGRLPASEALAAEARQRAEALLAPDLARARRQADDHIWHLATRGEAAAILGRWDDAVAHYHVAASHPDAQPHHPQSMGGQLRRVTQAHGLLGQPVPADLHGRLPPLSPFLRPTAGD; translated from the coding sequence ATGACCGACCGCGTCGTCGAGCTGCTGGGGCGGCGGTACCCGAGCCACCATCACCTCCTCAGGGTGGCCCGGCAGTGGAACCGGGGCTCCGACCCCGCCGACCTCGACGCGGCCGGGGATCTGCTGGCCGCGATCACCGCCCCCGACCGCTACCCGACGGCGCTGCACCTGTGGTTCGAGCGGGCTTTCAACCTCATCCGCCGCGGCCGACCCGCCGACGCCGAGGACCTACTGGCGGACGTGGACCGGCGGTTCGGCGGCCGGCTCGACGAAGACACGTACTGCCTGTGGGCCCGGCTGCCGAAGGACCGCGGGCACATTCACCTGGACGACGGGCTGTCGCGGCCGGCCGGCGACCCGGGCCGCAACCTCGCGTTCGAGCTGGCCGACGAGCAGTACGCGACGGCCGCCGGCCGGTACCGCCGGGCGTGCGAGCCACCCGGGTCGGGGTACCCGGCGGTGAACGTCGCGTTCCTGGTGTTCGTCCGCGCCGCCCTGGCGCTGGCGCGGGGGCGGCTCCCCGCGTCGGAGGCGCTCGCGGCCGAGGCCCGGCAGCGCGCCGAGGCGCTCCTCGCCCCGGACCTGGCGCGGGCGCGGCGGCAGGCCGACGACCACATCTGGCACCTGGCGACGCGCGGCGAGGCGGCGGCGATCCTCGGCCGGTGGGACGACGCTGTCGCCCACTACCACGTCGCCGCCAGCCACCCGGACGCCCAGCCGCACCACCCGCAGAGCATGGGCGGCCAGCTCCGCCGCGTTACCCAGGCGCACGGGCTCCTCGGCCAGCCGGTCCCCGCCGACTTGCACGGCCGGTTGCCCCCGCTCAGTCCGTTCCTCCGACCCACGGCCGGCGATTGA
- a CDS encoding LysR family transcriptional regulator: MAATKNVLSPELCRTFVALVRHEGSVTAAARELGLNEASVSKRLRPLARGCPPAVPRPWLAKRGKRFVTTDEGRRMLTAATEAAAGWDRFAALAAADREPAVTVACGHEAAGGIVLAAAARFRREHPAAAVRVVVARGRARVEGVAVGRFDLALVTDTPAAVREVARRPVLVEALAEDELVAACAIRSDWAAAFADAARPVTAVEAVGWTLVLPEGDSAVRRRWDELVRRRVPTAAPRVAVEAGGWRVLAGYVAAGFGVGLLPRSVAAGLGVRVRVRALAADLRPSNRVYVVRLADAGERAELIDAFRAALGGAAGPD, encoded by the coding sequence GTGGCGGCGACGAAGAATGTGCTCAGCCCCGAGCTGTGCCGCACGTTCGTGGCCCTAGTCCGTCACGAAGGGTCGGTCACGGCCGCGGCGCGGGAGCTCGGGTTGAACGAGGCGAGCGTGTCGAAGCGTCTGCGCCCGCTGGCCCGCGGCTGCCCACCCGCGGTGCCGCGGCCGTGGCTGGCGAAACGCGGCAAGCGGTTCGTGACGACCGACGAGGGGCGGCGGATGCTCACCGCCGCGACCGAGGCCGCCGCCGGGTGGGACCGGTTTGCGGCCCTCGCCGCCGCCGACCGCGAGCCGGCGGTGACCGTCGCGTGCGGCCACGAGGCGGCGGGCGGGATCGTGCTCGCCGCCGCCGCCCGGTTCCGCCGCGAACACCCGGCGGCTGCAGTGCGCGTGGTCGTCGCGCGCGGCCGCGCCCGGGTCGAGGGCGTGGCCGTGGGCCGGTTCGACCTGGCGCTCGTGACCGACACCCCCGCCGCCGTGCGCGAGGTCGCCCGCCGGCCGGTATTGGTCGAGGCGCTGGCGGAAGACGAACTCGTCGCCGCGTGCGCGATCCGCTCCGACTGGGCCGCCGCTTTCGCCGACGCCGCGCGACCCGTCACCGCCGTCGAAGCGGTCGGCTGGACGCTCGTGCTTCCTGAGGGCGACTCGGCCGTGCGCCGCCGTTGGGACGAACTCGTCCGCCGCCGCGTCCCGACGGCGGCGCCTCGTGTGGCGGTGGAGGCCGGCGGGTGGCGCGTCCTGGCCGGGTACGTCGCCGCGGGCTTCGGCGTCGGGCTCCTCCCCCGGTCGGTCGCAGCCGGGCTCGGGGTGAGGGTGAGGGTGAGGGCGTTGGCGGCCGACCTGCGGCCGTCGAACCGGGTGTACGTCGTGCGGCTGGCGGACGCCGGCGAGCGGGCGGAACTCATCGACGCCTTCCGGGCGGCACTGGGGGGCGCGGCGGGGCCGGACTGA
- a CDS encoding NUDIX domain-containing protein yields MAEPFPVVDVAVVLIADPRGERLLADFNPDWGSFTLPMSKVAVLPPASPGAAPTAESPARAAARAAAEVFGRPVDAAALVKLHAEVPPYQQSGRDGEWKRYRYHLFASRVGAEPRPLPGHVAVWLTPAEFTDHEPVSETARHVLAVMSLADVRRAVGM; encoded by the coding sequence GTGGCCGAGCCGTTCCCGGTCGTAGACGTCGCCGTCGTCCTCATCGCTGACCCCCGCGGGGAGCGGCTGCTAGCCGACTTCAATCCAGACTGGGGGAGCTTTACCCTGCCGATGAGCAAGGTCGCCGTCCTCCCGCCGGCGTCGCCAGGGGCGGCCCCGACCGCCGAGAGCCCGGCGCGGGCCGCGGCGCGGGCGGCCGCCGAGGTGTTCGGCCGGCCGGTCGACGCGGCGGCGCTGGTGAAGCTCCACGCGGAGGTGCCGCCGTACCAGCAGAGCGGCCGCGACGGTGAGTGGAAACGCTACCGCTATCACCTGTTCGCCAGCCGCGTCGGGGCCGAGCCGCGGCCGCTCCCGGGGCACGTCGCGGTGTGGCTCACGCCCGCCGAGTTCACCGACCACGAGCCCGTCTCGGAGACGGCCCGCCACGTCCTCGCGGTGATGTCGCTGGCTGACGTCCGCCGCGCCGTCGGCATGTGA
- a CDS encoding NUDIX domain-containing protein — protein MRTSVAGLALIRRGRPAEYLAQWSDTWQRLALVGGHVEGGESIRECCVREVEEELGLAAGTDFRVAAAPVAPTCEYRAQSGSAGVETLYRVELYDTELLTTRAAAAVAADPANRWLTLPEILRGAAADGRPVSAQVETVFRLAGVIPDRPRDFRGSTVPTVVWTHRAERRLQDHLIRAEGSAAGLAHTLADYDGRIAAAFPNATAVLALDVYAGFRPRPGEVILRVDVRDDREPGTYIVKLAAHDRLAQELGAWAACRPVGFRADAVFMALEPRFHANTPTQLAALAYQDAGPHIGVDEVITLEVAVLRAVRLGSPDLRSVLQSLDQLFAQLGRVLYTATRPADPDAAGVALNPLRGGPRRRLSDALARWESAADAVEVRQQVGAAFPPECDRYLDPVDYAKFLEAEVADGESPDQILPRTLRGRAHGDLHGRNVLVGVEDNQAGSPALFDYEHASCDNLVGWDFVKLETELKVRAAAALHPTGTLAEFAAVVEAFETRLAAATRDAHESGVWIDAVSSDATRIGWDRLAAVVLAIRRHAATHLGLRPNRVHEWLKEYDYLLTCYGLTTVGFENQTPRERAAALVSAGVAAVQYERTRPGGVA, from the coding sequence GTGCGAACTTCTGTTGCCGGCCTCGCCCTCATCCGCCGCGGCCGACCTGCCGAGTACCTGGCGCAGTGGAGCGACACCTGGCAGCGACTGGCGCTCGTCGGCGGGCACGTCGAGGGCGGCGAATCGATCCGCGAATGTTGCGTCCGCGAGGTCGAGGAGGAACTCGGCCTCGCCGCCGGAACCGACTTCCGCGTCGCCGCCGCGCCGGTGGCCCCGACCTGCGAGTACCGGGCGCAGTCCGGCTCGGCCGGGGTCGAGACACTCTACCGCGTCGAGCTGTACGACACCGAGTTGCTAACCACGCGGGCCGCGGCGGCGGTCGCCGCCGACCCGGCGAACCGGTGGCTGACGCTGCCGGAAATCCTCCGCGGGGCGGCGGCCGATGGCCGGCCCGTCTCGGCCCAGGTGGAAACCGTCTTCCGGCTCGCCGGGGTCATCCCCGACCGGCCCCGCGACTTCCGAGGTTCGACCGTGCCGACTGTCGTGTGGACCCACCGCGCCGAGCGCCGGCTTCAGGACCACCTGATCCGCGCCGAGGGCTCAGCCGCCGGCCTCGCCCACACCCTCGCCGACTACGACGGCCGCATCGCCGCCGCCTTCCCGAATGCGACGGCCGTGCTGGCGCTCGACGTGTACGCCGGGTTCCGCCCGCGGCCCGGCGAGGTCATCCTCCGGGTGGACGTGCGCGACGACCGCGAGCCGGGCACCTACATCGTGAAGCTCGCCGCGCACGATCGGCTGGCCCAGGAACTCGGGGCGTGGGCGGCGTGCCGGCCGGTCGGGTTCCGTGCCGACGCCGTGTTCATGGCGCTCGAACCCCGCTTCCACGCGAACACGCCGACGCAGCTCGCCGCGCTCGCGTACCAGGACGCGGGGCCGCACATCGGCGTGGACGAAGTCATCACGCTGGAGGTCGCCGTGCTGCGGGCGGTGCGGCTCGGCTCGCCCGACCTGCGCTCAGTCCTCCAGTCGCTCGACCAGTTATTCGCGCAGCTCGGCCGGGTGCTCTATACGGCGACGCGACCGGCCGACCCGGACGCCGCCGGCGTGGCGCTGAACCCGCTCCGAGGCGGCCCGCGGCGGCGGCTCAGCGACGCACTCGCCCGGTGGGAGTCGGCGGCCGACGCGGTTGAGGTTCGACAGCAGGTCGGGGCCGCGTTCCCGCCCGAATGCGATCGGTACCTCGACCCGGTTGATTACGCCAAGTTCCTGGAGGCCGAGGTCGCCGACGGAGAGTCGCCGGACCAGATTCTGCCGCGCACCCTCCGAGGCCGCGCCCACGGCGACCTGCACGGGCGGAACGTGCTCGTCGGCGTGGAAGACAACCAGGCCGGCTCGCCCGCGCTGTTCGACTACGAACACGCGTCGTGCGACAACCTCGTCGGGTGGGACTTCGTCAAGCTGGAGACCGAGCTGAAGGTCCGTGCCGCCGCCGCGCTCCACCCGACCGGCACCCTCGCCGAGTTCGCCGCCGTCGTCGAGGCCTTCGAGACCCGGCTGGCCGCCGCCACCCGCGACGCGCACGAGTCCGGCGTGTGGATCGACGCGGTCTCGTCGGACGCGACGCGGATCGGGTGGGACCGGCTGGCGGCCGTCGTCCTGGCCATCCGCCGCCACGCCGCGACGCACCTCGGCCTGCGCCCGAACCGCGTCCACGAGTGGCTGAAGGAGTATGACTACCTCCTGACGTGCTACGGGCTGACGACCGTCGGGTTCGAAAACCAGACACCGCGGGAGCGGGCCGCGGCGTTGGTGTCGGCCGGGGTGGCGGCCGTCCAGTACGAGCGGACGCGGCCGGGAGGCGTCGCATGA